The nucleotide window TGCCAATCTCGCCGCGGACATGAGCGTTCTATCGCAGGCGCAGGTTGCAGCTGATGAAGTACTCGCGGGTGACCCGGCGCTGGCGTCACCGGAAAACAGGCGTCTCAAAGAACGTATTGCGGTTCTATTCGAGCTGAAAGCCGACACGCTGAATTGACAGACAGGTAAAAATTGGACATCAATATTTTGTTAAACCGTCAAAAACCGATTAAATATTTCAAAAATGTTACAAATAGTTATAAATTAGTTGAATTTGTATCAGCAAGCCGCTATACTTGTCATCAGTTACATAAGTTAATGGTTTTTTCTACCGATTAAAGTTGGCGGAAACGAAGCGGTACTGTCCAACGGTACCGCTTTTTTTAAAGTTTAAGCGCACCATGACGCAAAGGGAGGGAAACCGTTTGAAAAAGGCGCTTGCGCGCATCATAGCCTCAATGCTCATTCTCGGCGTCATCGGTTTTCCGGCATCGGCTGCCGCTGTCGGCGTCACGTCCGTCAGCGAGGCGGGGATTTCTTTCATTAAAGAATATGAGGGCTTTTCGAGCAAAGCCTATATCGACGCCGGAAAGTATTTTATCGGGTACGGCACGCAATGCAACCCCGGCGACTACCCGAACGGCATCTCGGAGGCCACGGCAGACAGCCTTTTGCGCAAGGCGCTAGACGTCAAGGAAAATGCTGTTAACAAGGTTTTGACGAAGTATAACATTACGCTCAAACAAAATGAATACGACGCGCTGCTCTCGCTGTCCTACAATATCGGAACGGTTTGGATGAGCTCCTCAAACAGGATTTACAGCTATATGCTCAGCGGGTTTAACAATTATACGGAGCTTGAAATCGTCAATGCCCTCGGCACATGGTGCCACCAGGGAAAGGCGGTGCTCAACAAGCTGGTGGAGCGGCGCATACGAGAAGCGAAGATGCTTTTGTTTAACGATTATACCGGCAGCGACCCGCATCAATACAAATACATTACATATGACGCCGCGGGCGGCAGCGTGCCGTACAGCATTTACTTTTACACGTACAACATGCCCTATGGGGCGCTTCAGTCGGCAACGCTGAGCGGCAAAACGCTCGACGGCTGGTATACGTCGGACGGCACGAAGATTTCACCGACAGACCTTGCCGTGAAAAACCTCAGTGTGACGGCGCGCTGGACAGACGGGCCGGGGCCCGTGACGCCCGGCGGTTTTCCGGATGTCAAGCAGACAGATTGGTTTTATCCGTACGTGAGCGGCCTTGCCGAGCAAAAAGTCGTCAGCGGTTACCCGGACGGTACGTTTCAGCCCAGCAGAACAGTGAGCAGCGGTGAAGCGCTCAAGCTCATCCTGCGCGCTGCCGGATTTGACGAGCAGCCCGGTGACGCTTCAAGCTGGGCCAGCGGTTATTTGCAGTTGGCGCTGACGAGGGGCTTTGTTGACAGCGGCGAGATTACGGATTTAAATGCGCCGATTACCCGTTTGGAGGTCGCCAAAATAACGGCAAAAGCGCTCGGCCTTCCGGCGCTCGACCCTGAACCGATTTTTATGGACACAACAAACGGCCACGTCCTGACGCTTTATTACTGCGGCATTATTACCGGCGTCAATGTATCGGGCGGCCTGAAGTATTATCCAGACAGCAGCATCATGCGCTCGGAGATGAGCGCTGTCATCTGGCGCGTCACCTCGTCGGATTTGTTTGGCCAGTAAGGCTATGAGGCTTATATTTGAGTTTCATAGAAGAACTCAATAAAACAAGCAGCAGCATTCCCGCTAGATCAGATTTTTGCACACCAACATTGAAGAAGCGACAGGATAACCCCTGTCGCTTTTTGCTATATTTTGCGTTGATTGACAATTAGATGCGTGATACAATAATAGGTAATTAAGAGAGTATCCTCACGATATATAAACTAAGCAAGTCTCTTCATATTAATAATCTTGCTTATCTTTTATACTGAATTTAGGATGTTGTTTTATGAAAAGAGTCTCCTTAATATTAACGGTAATAGCAATAATTGTTCTAACCGCAGCCTGCAGTATAATTGCTGACGTAAGCCAAAATGAAAGTCCGAAAGTACCAAATACCCAAGATGGAAATACAGTCCAAAACAGTCTGGCCGGGCAGGAAATGAGTAATTATATTGGCGTGTATAGCATTGATAACCCGGGCGGAGGCGTCTATGACAAAGACCTAATTTTTATTGAAGCATTTGATTGGTCGCATTATTATTGGCAATACCCTGATGCATTCGCGTTATTGGAAAACGGAAAAGTTTCTAGAAATGAAGGAGCTGATCCATTCTACTCGGGAACATGGCGGGTTGAGGATAACATGATAATAATTGAAGAATTAAGTATTAGTAGATACTTAATATCCGGTGATATGCTTTTCAAAATTGTTGAAAAAAGCGACATTAAAGAACTTGTCAGTTCTTATGGATTAAAAACAAATGAACCAGACAAAATTGCATATGAAGGCTTTGGGAAAAGTCCAATAACAAGCTATGATTATCCACCAAAATAAAGCTAGTTAGACAGCAATTTTCTTCTGCTTTTTTATAAAGACAATTTGGTTAATCTATTTCTTTATTGTCTGGCTTTCGCTCAAAAAGTATTCTGAGGATGGAATTTGAATAATGACAA belongs to Oscillospiraceae bacterium CM and includes:
- a CDS encoding S-layer homology domain-containing protein, giving the protein MKKALARIIASMLILGVIGFPASAAAVGVTSVSEAGISFIKEYEGFSSKAYIDAGKYFIGYGTQCNPGDYPNGISEATADSLLRKALDVKENAVNKVLTKYNITLKQNEYDALLSLSYNIGTVWMSSSNRIYSYMLSGFNNYTELEIVNALGTWCHQGKAVLNKLVERRIREAKMLLFNDYTGSDPHQYKYITYDAAGGSVPYSIYFYTYNMPYGALQSATLSGKTLDGWYTSDGTKISPTDLAVKNLSVTARWTDGPGPVTPGGFPDVKQTDWFYPYVSGLAEQKVVSGYPDGTFQPSRTVSSGEALKLILRAAGFDEQPGDASSWASGYLQLALTRGFVDSGEITDLNAPITRLEVAKITAKALGLPALDPEPIFMDTTNGHVLTLYYCGIITGVNVSGGLKYYPDSSIMRSEMSAVIWRVTSSDLFGQ